Proteins from a single region of Candidatus Cloacimonadota bacterium:
- a CDS encoding LPS-assembly protein LptD, whose product MKKLWGLFLLIFILMPVISSAQENPDTTATQLDSLDYTAKKIIYHIDKEQIKLIQKAYIRYHNSHISSDSMLIDLDKKIALSYGESELYDGEQTIYGSTIYYNIDSEQGLLLDGRTKFEDGYYAGSKMIKVGDDVLDVDNAKFTTCEDESQYFIFSPKFRIFLNEKIVAKPIILYINYFPVFVLPFATFPINQERRSGFLIPEPGWNNTEGKFLKDIAYFLSLGDYADMLFSLDLMEYTGVEFRYRTRYIRRYILDGRIDSRFLYYHEQLKDDYRLRWSIDAYHKHVLSPYSDLQLKADFVSDADIRKTSDDQETRMDQSLHSYIFYSYRKDKDNFNTTLDYKKDLVDLDQTYYSKVYYSTKGTQFNLSGYCDFRAYTYPKQTDQMTLKLPSLSFRLYQMNLAKIFDKSAPESSILRKLNFSYNSTLLHYAELNTNHPTIAQLLYKDTYDSLGNYISEHREGIKHSLSLSYTDNIFKYFDFTQSLNYNEILEDKDKNNKKLVRGYDYNSTTKLTTDIYGVFTFPKGRLRALRHIITPSITYTMHPDFSSNDRFYNFSLISISTAKRSEKISIGLTNKLQAKVIDKEGKEKKLNDLFTWKTSLSYDFQKKPKGFSTLSHTITTMPFNMIFGPTTLNISNSFKGVQDFYTLIVTNYSLSATLSLKGNLDYLNYYPVKPTFNIKGISSDEECCNGSRKSETKPWDISSSFSYSKNTETGYYSSSLHNNLHVNLTKNWSIGYSNYYNFKEKELISQSINIYRNLHCWQLKFSWDKSGDYWSYRLEIQAKKLPDLRFLQTDSKSYY is encoded by the coding sequence ATGAAAAAACTGTGGGGTCTGTTCTTGCTCATATTCATCTTGATGCCTGTTATCTCAAGTGCACAAGAGAATCCCGATACAACAGCAACACAGCTTGATTCACTTGATTATACTGCAAAAAAGATCATATATCATATTGATAAAGAGCAGATCAAACTTATTCAGAAAGCTTATATACGTTATCACAATTCCCATATCAGTTCAGATTCAATGCTTATCGATCTTGATAAGAAGATTGCCCTTTCCTATGGAGAATCAGAGCTCTACGATGGCGAGCAAACCATTTATGGTTCAACGATCTACTACAACATAGACTCCGAACAAGGTCTTCTTTTGGATGGAAGAACTAAATTCGAAGACGGGTATTATGCAGGATCAAAGATGATAAAAGTGGGTGATGATGTTCTCGACGTTGATAACGCAAAATTCACAACATGTGAAGATGAATCTCAGTACTTTATATTCAGTCCGAAATTCAGAATTTTTCTCAACGAGAAGATCGTCGCCAAACCAATTATTTTATATATAAATTATTTTCCAGTTTTCGTTCTTCCTTTTGCAACATTTCCAATCAACCAGGAAAGACGATCTGGATTTCTTATTCCTGAACCAGGTTGGAACAATACAGAAGGAAAATTCCTGAAAGATATCGCATATTTCCTTTCCCTTGGTGACTATGCAGACATGCTCTTCTCACTTGACCTGATGGAATACACTGGGGTTGAGTTTAGATATAGAACACGATATATTAGAAGATATATTTTAGATGGCAGGATCGATTCGCGGTTTCTTTATTATCATGAACAATTGAAGGATGATTACCGGCTGCGCTGGTCGATCGATGCATATCATAAGCATGTTTTATCTCCATATAGTGATCTCCAACTTAAAGCAGATTTTGTAAGTGATGCAGATATTCGAAAAACAAGTGATGATCAGGAAACACGAATGGATCAATCTCTTCATTCCTATATTTTCTATTCATATCGAAAAGACAAAGATAATTTTAACACAACCTTAGATTACAAAAAAGATCTCGTTGATCTCGATCAAACTTATTATTCGAAGGTTTATTATTCGACAAAAGGAACGCAATTCAATCTTTCGGGATACTGCGATTTCAGGGCATATACTTACCCGAAGCAAACTGACCAAATGACGCTTAAATTACCCTCGCTCTCTTTCCGTCTCTACCAAATGAATCTTGCAAAAATATTTGATAAATCTGCCCCTGAATCATCGATCTTGCGCAAGCTGAATTTTTCATATAACAGCACTTTACTTCATTATGCTGAGTTGAACACAAACCATCCTACTATTGCCCAGCTGTTATATAAGGATACCTATGATTCTTTAGGTAACTATATTTCAGAGCATCGTGAGGGAATCAAGCACTCGCTTTCTCTTAGTTATACAGATAATATCTTTAAATATTTCGACTTCACCCAATCACTCAACTACAATGAAATTTTGGAAGATAAGGACAAAAATAACAAAAAACTTGTGAGAGGTTACGATTATAATAGTACAACAAAACTCACTACAGATATTTATGGCGTATTCACTTTTCCAAAAGGAAGATTGAGAGCACTTCGTCATATCATAACACCGAGTATAACATATACAATGCATCCTGATTTTTCTTCTAATGATCGTTTTTACAATTTTTCTTTAATATCGATCTCAACAGCAAAACGATCCGAAAAAATTTCCATTGGTTTAACAAACAAACTTCAAGCTAAAGTTATAGACAAAGAAGGAAAAGAAAAGAAACTTAATGATCTTTTCACCTGGAAAACATCTTTAAGTTACGACTTTCAAAAAAAGCCCAAGGGATTTAGTACATTATCCCATACAATTACTACGATGCCCTTTAATATGATCTTCGGTCCAACGACTTTGAATATATCGAATAGTTTCAAAGGAGTTCAAGATTTCTACACATTGATAGTGACAAATTACTCACTTTCTGCTACATTATCTTTGAAAGGAAATTTAGATTATTTGAATTATTATCCTGTGAAGCCGACGTTTAATATAAAAGGCATTAGTTCTGATGAAGAGTGCTGTAATGGTTCTCGGAAGAGTGAAACCAAGCCATGGGATATCTCTTCATCGTTTTCATACAGCAAGAATACAGAAACAGGTTATTACAGCTCCAGCTTACACAATAATCTTCATGTTAACCTGACAAAGAATTGGAGCATCGGCTACTCAAATTATTATAACTTCAAGGAAAAAGAGCTGATAAGTCAAAGCATTAACATCTATAGAAATCTTCATTGCTGGCAATTGAAATTCAGCTGGGATAAGTCTGGAGATTACTGGTCATACCGGCTTGAAATTCAGGCAAAGAAACTACCCGATCTGCGTTTCCTTCAAACAGACAGTAAATCATATTATTAG